The genomic region catatgcatatttatatagacatgcatatacataaataattatatatatatgcatggatgTATATGTATTAATATTCATATAGATATATCACACACCAATAGGAATAAGAGATTATGGTTCTTTAAGAGTTAGAAttatctattaattttttttatattctatATGTTTTTTTATAGCTACGATTTAGACCATATTTATCTATGGCTTTTAGCCATATTTTAGAGGCAGTCGATACTTTTTCGGGACATCTTCTGTTAGCAACTCCCCTTGATTAGTACCAAATTGACGACATTCTTGTGGTGTTGATGTGACTTCCCTTACCGTGATAGCCAGCAATTGCTTAGTATCTCGTTCGTGTAGAGGCGACGATATTAATTACCTTGATCCGGGAATTGTTTCAATTGCATCTTGGCCCTTCGATCTCTGTCATCCATTAGTGTCTATCATCCCTCTCAGGCAAGATGAGTCGTATTTCACGATGCCTTTTAATAATAGTTCTATTTAAGTTTTTACTTGCTTGGGCTCTAGCTTATCTTATATTCTAGCAGCTCCTATGGATACCCTGTTAAGATTATTAGGGCTCAAGTGGCAAATGGCTTTTGTAGGAGAAATTAAGGAGGAGATATTGAAAGGCATCCTGGTCTTTCCAAACCCCCTGGTCATCAGGGTGGTCATGAAAATCCTCGGGAATGATTATATTATGAATAAAGACCACACTAGAGCCAATTCAGACATTGCCGCAATGTTCTTGGCAGTGGCTATGCATTATGAGAATAAAAAAGAATGTGGTAATGAAACTTTGTAAAAAGGTCTTCAAGAAGGAACTGCTTGGAGAATTGGACTGGGTGGTGGTTAATATTGACGAGGAGCTCTCTGCTCCGAAGCCTCATGACTATGATATTCTCATTAGGATGAATAACCGAGTGCCTCCATACCAAATTCTGTTAATTGAGGATCTGATAGCCTTTGAAGCCTACAACCCAATTAGGTGAAGGAATCTCTTCTTCCTCATGTGGCTTCTGCAGGTTAGGAAACTGACGTGCAACAAATGGTTGGCTAACTATCTAGAAGCAGAGAATATTGAAGTGGTTCCAGACGATGTGGAAATCCCTCCATCCCTTGCTTCCTCCCCTGCTAATTTTGCAGCTAGCTCTGGAGAAAGGGATCCACGGGAGTGGGTTAGGAGATGTCGGGTTGGTTAGAGGGGTCCGTTGTGGTTTTAGGCTTCCCACCTCTTTATGACTTTCAAGTGTTTATAGTTTGTTTTTTGATCTAGATTAGTTCAAATCCATCTTTAGACATATGGTTGTTAAGTAGGATTTTTTACTCTAACTTTTGTTTTGCTTCTATCCCTTAAGATGGGTCATCCCTTCGTAGCTTGGACTTAGTTTTTTGAAAGTGTTTATGGATTAAGTATATTAAGCTTATCGTCTTTACTCTAGTAGTATTTATTTATCTTGTGTGAATTGATGGCCTTTTTGACTGGAAACAAGTTTCAGTTTGTTCCAAGCTTTTAATCAGTTGCTATCTTATtttctatctatttatatatataggtaTTCATATATATGGGTATAAAAAAGTAAAATTTCTTATCTAGATGTATAGAGATATCTATCTGGTTTCGTTTAAGCAGTGTTTGGCCTCtgctttcttttgaatgatgatggatgattcAGTAAGGTGGTTGTCTTACTTCATCTGTAAGCTTCTATGTTGATTATGCGAGCTTCTTTCTATAATTCGTTTCAAggttttctccttcttcctcctctcTTGCACAAGATGATTGTCTATATTTGAAAGGTGGGGAGAAACGATCTAACTTTGATAAGATTTGGTCTTATCGTCCTTTTCGATTGGTTCTATCTCCCAATATAATGCTATGATATTGCTATTCTATGATTTGGGTTTCAAAAACTCTTAACATTACTTATAGTCTTTGAAGATGTTGTAGATTAATTATGAAGGTTTGGAACCACTAGTTGTGCAGTTTTTTGGGCTAACATCTCTTGGAGTGATTGATGTAGGATAAGTTTGAAGGTTTTATGCAGGTCTAGTTATGATTAGTCTTGCAGGGCCTTCCCCTTGAGGGTTCTGGAGCTTTATTATTCATTCAGGGAGTCTCTTGACATTGTTCTCTCATTTAAGCTCTGTAGTGTATTTCCTGACACTGATCTTGGCCATAAGATCTTTTGTAGATCAGGAGATCATTTTGTAACCTGCTTCCGAGAGACTAGATCCAGGCAATAAAGGGTGATGCAGACATCTTTTTTTCAGAATAAGCAgttctttcaaaatttcaaaattttagaatGATATCTCTCTGTCATATAGCTCATCTTGTTGGGATTTTCCCAAGGACTATTGTATCTTGTTCTCATTCTTGTTGAAGTGTAATTCCAATCCTCTAAGGGATCTGGGCGAGACTAGAGGTTTTATTCCTCCAttatttcctaccggtgcccacactgaatggagtatgtaatcattttccttaattaataaaaattttaggcttcggccttttactgataaaagaaaaagaatatattttaattgaatcttcttttattaggatattctatcttattttttattacattattataatcatcttcttcttttaaggtttaatttatattaagttaaaatttaattttaattatttaggaAGAGGCATGATGTAGCCGAAGGTGTTTTTGCCTACTGTTAGGGTTTCTACGGGAGTGTCTTCTATTTTCCTCGTGCAGGCTAAGGGCTTTGGGCAAGTTTCGGGGTATTTTTTCCAATGGTACGGACGATGCCTCCCTTGCTGTTAGGAATGGATCGCGTGGTGGGAATGCAAAGTTCGCCCCTCTATTTAAGGAGGATTTGCATGGTGGGAAAATGTTGCCATAGAAAGACAGTCGCTCAACTTCAGTTAATAGGGCATGAAAGGAGCTTGATAGTTCAGGAAGCAGTGACAAAGAGGTTTCTATGTTCCCTATTTTTCAGACTGGTCCAGACCCTAATAGGCCATTGGTGGGTTTTGATGTCGAGATCTTTGAAGAAGTGAAGGAGAATGAACTTTATTTTGCAGAGATGGGGTTGATTGGGCATTTTCATGGTGTTTAGCCAAGTCTGGCCGAACTACACAAATGGATTACAGATTGTTGGAAGCCCATTTTGAAAGGTGATGTGCAGATTTACCCAGGTGCTCGAGGAATTTTTGTGTTGGTTTTTGACAATGAGCTAGACTGGAAGAAAATTTTGTGTGAACAATTATGGTGGTGGGATGAGAAGCATATGTTATTATCAAAACCTTGGTATCCTGCCTTTAACCCTACGACATAAGCCTTTGATAAAATTCCAGTTTGGGTAAGGTTACCTAATTTGCCTCTATAGTTTTGGTTTGAAGCTAGTTTCAAAGCTATTGGTAACATTGTAGGTAAGTTTCTGGGGGTGGATGAGGGCTCTTTGGATTACTTACATACCATGTATGCACACATTTTAGTTGAGATGGATTGCTCAATTGCTCCTCCTGCTGAGATATCTTTGAAGCTTGCAAACGGGGTTTGGGTGCAGTAAGTAGATTATGAGAATATTCCTTTTAGATGTAGAAGATTCTTTCAAACTGGTCACTTGACAACTAATTGTGCCAAGCAGAAATCAAAGGATGTGGCTTCTTGGTGGAGGGAGGCCTCTCCCCATCACTATTCTGTGGGAGAAGGAAGATGGTATCATTCAGGAAGGGGATTTTGGGAAGGACGGTGGCAATAGAGCTATGGTTAAGCCAAGCCCAAATACGACCACGATGGTTGCTGATAAACCTAAGAAGAAAAATTGGGTAGGGTGGATAAGGAACCAGGAGAGTTGGTGCCTGTAGTTATAAACAATGAACCTATTGGTGTTTCTACTGAGGGAGGTAGTCATGATGTTTCACTTGGTGAAAGGCAGGGTATTGTGGCCTTTTCTAGTGATTCTGTCAGGGTGCCTCAGGGTGTTATTGAGGAGGAAGAGGGGTGGATAGAGGTGCTTGGGAAGAAGAACAAGAGAGCAATGAAGGATGTCTCACTTTTTCAATCAATTTGTCCCCTTGTTTCTAGTGGAGTTAGTGGATGATCTAATATTTTTGACTTGTTGATGGGTCTTGGATATTTGGTACTTTGTAATTTGGGGAGGTGGCTCCCTGGTTGTAGCCCCACCTGGTTCGGGCAAGGATTAAAACCCgacttattattaataaaataatttttaccgatcaaaaaaataaaaaataaattttaattatttttgtcttatagagttacaaataataatttttaaaaatagaattaatttaatttatgtaTCTatcttattaaatttaaatttattgtagaataattatttttatatctctctacttattttctctctctaactcataaacacacactccttgtttctctctccctccctctatctctgtctctctccaCATCCCTCTTCATTTCTTTATATTTCCCTCTAtctgtatctctccctctctctctatttctccctatctctccctccttCATTCCCTTTGTATCccactatctatctctttatcactacctctccctctttctccctttctcttcttgtatatatctatctctcactcctcttccaatatatgtccatctcttcctctatctccccatatttctctccctctcccttcataTCTATTTGTTTATCTATAGTtctctctatatatctatatatcaatctttgtatgcctctccctctctctatgtctccttatatctctatctctctctctctctctctctctctctctctctctctcaaacctCTATATTCACacctattttcctctttatatcaatctttccatatttcttcttttcatCTATCCATGCATCTCTATTTGTTTATCTCTCTATactacaatctctctctctctctctctctctctctctctctacttattttTTGAGATTCAACATCTATCTAATCCTATCTCTTCTCTCTGTTTTCCCTCCATATCtctattcatattcatattcatattcatctcatctcatctccatctctatctctatctctatatttatctctttacctctctctctttctctctttcttttcacccctctacctctctctctccctttcacttgattgcaaacataacatgagcctgttggttatggaacttgattatcttcctaattgaaAAGTTTTGTTTCAGTTATAATTGGAACCTTGTAAGAGGATGCAAAAGTGCATTTGAAACTAGCACTTCTCCATCAAGACCTTTGTTGCATAAgcaacattattttctaaatttgccttaccaattgatctcatgtactatgcaaatttatgcaaaaaaggaccaaattttgccctaattgaccttccacacctcttcagcaTACCGATTGCAattgctaatatatatatataaactaatttGTAAGAATAACTATTTTACATTTAGATTTGCTTGGGAACACTCCACATAGAGTTTAAACTTATCCACTACTAACTATAAAATCCCTAGACCAGGTCCTAACTTTTTTTTAATAACATCCATTAAAATATTAGGATGCCCCCTCCGTGAGACCGCTGCTTTGGTCCCGGTTAGGTTAAGTGAAGCGGTATGCGTTTGCATTTCATTAGGTATGTTACCCTAGACTAAAAAACCTATGCACAATTATTTCTCATCACACCCGTATATAAATGCTGAACCTCTACTGTGATTATCTCGAGGGGAGGCTGTGAGTGAGAGGAGCTGAGAGGAGCACTAATCAACGAACCAGAACAGAGTCAGCCATGGTATTTTTGTtctcttttattgcttttctgctAATTAAATCTCGTCTTTTCCCATAATATATTTGCTTTATggtttagggattagggtttaTGTATTATTTTGCCTTATTTCTTTCGAAGAATCTTGCTCTTCTGAATGAAACACGCAACTGTATAACAAAGAATGCAGCTGTGGAAGATCTCTGGGTGATTATTAACACCAGATCTTTAATAGCTATAGCATTTCCGCAGATCATGTAAGGCGCCTACAGCTCTCATTCGAAACACTGAGGTAGAAACCCTAAGAAAAATGCATAATACCTTTATTGAAATTTAAGTTACGTTTAATAGATTTATGGTCCCTGATCATATGAGGTCTGCCTATCCCATATTCCTGAAGAACTAACTAGGCTTAGGCAGGGATAACTAGAACTGCCCTCGGTGTATATACGCACCCTGCTCCACTTTGGATTCAAAACCATGCTTCTGAGCCACATCTATTGGGTACACGAGCTTTCACCATCAAATGCACTTAGGATTTCATGAAAAATTTACGGGCTGGACATTGCTACTACAGACCGTGAACTTTGGGAGTTAACTGTCGGATTTTTGTTTTTCCTTATCTTGCACAGTTTTAATCAAGAAGCAATTTTTTTTAATCACTATGGACTTAGGAAAATCGAACGGAGTAGAAAATTGCCAAAAACCTAGGCACTTGCAAATGCCTTCATGGAACATTCTATTTCTTTTATTACGACATGTTGTGTTTATGATATGCTCCTGTTTCTAGATGGTTATCTAGGTTAATTGGCACAAAGTTATTGGGTTGTTGGATATTTATGTCCGATGGTCAGAATATATTGCTAGCATAATGTATGTTGTACTGTAAACTGTTTTACGTTAGATTTGTGACTAAAAAGGGGTTATCTCTCATCCGGGATGTTTGACATGATACTGTGCTAATGGTTTTTTTTGGCAGCCTTTCAGACGTTATGTGGAAATTGGGCGAATTGCTCTTATCAACTATGGCCCAGACTATGGCAAGCTTGTTGTGATCGTGGATATTGTTGACCAGAATCGGGTATGTACTACCGTTTGTTCTTTAACATAAAAAGCCCATTTTTCACAGCAAGCTGCACTTAAGATTGTCGTTGACTCGTAGGAAATGCAGAGATACAGgtcttaattaataatattatttttatgatATGCTATGATTTTAAAATTCGTCCAGCGATGGTGTTGAAAAGTCAATTTGCACACTTTATTTTAACCTTTATCTGAAGGATCAGCATATATTATTTCTTGTATCTAGTCTTTACTTAAGTCCACAAAAATTCAAGTCGGAagaataaatgattaaaatttcaAACTTTTACCTCTGCAATCTCCTAGTTCTGATGGCCTGAAGCTATTGTACGTGATGCAAATGTATACCTTCTCGGTGGTTCCATATATCACTTTATTTTCTTGTTAGCTTCCAAACTTTATTCACTTTGATCTCTGACATAGGATGCTGATgaataatgcattttttttttcaatcaattATAATACATTGTGCAATCATTCTTCTCACAAATTGATGAAATGCAAGGAATTTTGGTGTGGAGCTTGCTTTGCATTGATGAAATTGATTAGCAAGTTGCAGGccattttttaatctttttaagCCTTTACACTATCTGTTATGTTTTATTATCACTCGAAAGCTTTTATCAAAGTGCATCTTTTCTCTTGAAGGATGAAGTAAAGCCGAATTTTAGGAATCTGTCTTCTTTCGAGGTTCGTATAGGTCTTAGGATTAACAGGCCTGAAGATAGCACTGATTTTACAGGAACTTAATAAATCACTCTAGGTAGTGATATGTACAATATAATTTTAACCAAATTAATTTCAGGTTTAACTGTAGATTGAGGTCTCTTCTAATGTTTTAAAAATTATgaagaataataaattattctagCCTCATGCCTTGTAACTTAGCTATTTCAAATATTGAGGTTCAATAAACACGCTGCCTCAAAAAGAACCATCTTCCTATTTCAGGAATATGTGACAGATTAGTGATGACAACCAATAATTAATTTTTACTTCTGATTTCCGTCTCTCGAGTAGCATCTACCTTTGGTCCTTGATAATTGTCGTTGCATGAATTGAAAAGGAGAAACACCATAAGATCATAAATTTTTTTAGGACTTGCACTAATCTGAATACTATGTCAATTTTTGATGGGATCTCTGTGCATATCTACTTGTCCTCAATCTTCTCATGTGACGTATTGTAGTTTTGAATTTTCCTTTTAGTATTAGTTCTAGTTTGCACTTATACCCCATGTAAGAGAAACCTCGTTGATAAAGCTGTGTGTGATTATTAATACTCCCATTTTTTTATTAAGAAAACTTATCTTATAAGTACACGGTACACCAATTAAAGCTTTTTGCATAAAACTGATGCTTCACTGCACTGCTTTTTACTGTAGTCTCTGTTATTATTTCACTTTTTAATCCAGATTTCCAGGATTGTCTCCACATATAGTACAGAGAAAAGGATGCAAATGTGCTGCCTTAATGGCCTGTGGTAAACTTGAGAAATGTGATCCCAAGTTGCAGTTGATTTCAAAACTCCTGCAATGGCCCATCCAGATTCATCCTTTGTAATGCAAGCAAAATACCTGCATCGATGAATGCTTGTTTATCCATTTTTAATATTCTTTGCAGGCTTTGGTGGATGCACCCAAAATGGTGAGGTGCCAGATGAACTTCAAAAGGCTCTCTTTAACTGATATCAAAATTGACATCCCTAAGATACCAAAAAAGAAAGTCTTGATTGAGGCTATGGAGAAAGCAGGTATAAAATTTTAACCTTGTATTGGGAGGTTGCCATGGATGTTAGTAGCTGCATAGTGATTATCCATTGTTATTATTTAACAGAGGTTCAGAAGCGATGGGAGAATAGTTCATGGGGAAGGAAATTAATTGTGCAAAAGCGAAGAGCTCAATTAAATGACTTTGATCGGTTTAAAGTCATGCTTGCCAAGATTAAGGTTTGTTTTTTTCTTCTAAAAGCTGTGTACAAAACGATTAACTAGACAGTAAAATTAATTGATCTCTCCAGGATTGTTTCAACTATGTGATGAATCTGTAGATGACTCTTCTCATTGAAATATTGTATTTTATGCAGAGAGGAGCATTAATCAGGCGCgaactttctaagttgaaaaaGGAGAACTCTGCTTGAACCATAACTGGTTTTACCTTTTTTGTAGACGGATAATATTTTTAGTTTCTGTGGGTTTCCATGAGGATATGAACAAATGCGAAGTAACTGTTTTATTTTGAGTTTTCAGAGGCTAGCTAATCCAAATTAGCTGTTATTCCTTTCAGTGTTCTTTGGACATGCATATTAAACTGATAATGCCAATGTCTTTATTAAAGATAACTGAGCTATAGGGATATGTGGCAAGAAACATGGgcattaattatttcaaaatttagaATATATTTTATGTCTTGTAGTTTTAACTCAATTTTAGTATTAGTACATTCCGTAAGTGCTCTGTTGtgcatgtttttttaatttttttggatagGTAATAGGCTGAAGCCAATAAGGTGTACATGCCCTACCCCCTTttgtgagatttgaacttgtgacctccatttcaagagcacaagttctccaccactaggccaactcaagttgtacactCTGTTGTGCATGTAAATCTCACGACACCTTGTGTTTATTAAAGATAACTGAACTATAAGGATGTCAGGAAAATGGATATTTGAATTATTTTGGATTTTAGAAATTAGTTTTGAAACATTTATCTTGATGCCCTCTTTAATTATGAATGTTGTGAGTAAATATCTTAAGTTTTCTGTCGTTAATGAGGATGATTAGTGAGATGTTCAATAAGAGGAGTGATTGAATACAAAGAAGCCAATGGCAAGTTTATGCAAATGCTATCAAGAAAAGTTAAGAAAGAAGCCCTATCCTATGGCGCATATGGGAACCTATTTGTCTTGAAATAGAAAGATACCTTTAAGAGCAGATTAATACCCCAAGACCTGTGTTATGGTATATGCTTCTCTCTTGGATAACGGAACTGAAGCTTATGAAACTGCAGTATTTACTATCAACTAACAAAGAAAGATCAAATATCGTTCAATGAAATTAGGCAATGTCTAAGGGCACTTCGAGCCTTTAAATTCATGAGCTGTCTGTGCTTGCATCTCATGATTAAGGCTACCATTAAGACTTTTTTAGCTGAACTGAATGTTGAAATTATATGGCATTTCTTTTCTGGTTCATCTGGAGTTTATCCTATATATGTATCCTTTTATTGTTTCAGTTAATGTTAACTTTTCAGCTGTTAGGAGGCTATTGTTAATATACTGGATGCAATTTTCTTGTACCCATGAGCTCCATTATTATCCTATTTGAATGGTTACTTTTTCAGCTTGTAAGAGGGTATCATTATTATACTGCATGCAACTGTCTTGTACCCATGAGCTCCATTATTATAATCTGAAGCAACTTCCCTGCTTGCATCTCATGACAAAGTGATCATTAAGCTTCTAAGATAAATTGAATATTGAAATCATATAGCATATCTTTCTGAACCGTCTGGGGTTTATTTTATGTATTGTTTCAGTTTACTTTTTCCTCTGTTAAGAGGATATTTTTAATATAATGCATGGAACTGTATTGTAACCTCGAGCTGCATTATCATACTATCTGTTCAACACCTCAAATATAAATATTCTTTGGCAACCATTTTACTAATCCAATATATCAAATATGACTAATATTTGCAccttttttaataataatttaactaAATTGAACAATGTGTATCTACTTTACCTTTCAACTCTCCAATTATAACTATTCATAGCTAGTTAACACCTCAAATAACATACAAATTGGAACTACAACACAAGTACCTGACTAAAATTTGTCATCATATGTCAGGATTTAATTGTGAACTCAAAGTGGACTATATAAATTTTGCTCAAACGCCCAAATCGTTATTGGCTAAAGTTTCACTTTTTTTTAGTTGTGCTTATGTATATTTGATTGTCGACTTGGTAGCGCCTGTTACCATGTTTTAATTGGCTTTTTCCCGTCTTTATTAAGGTGTAGGGGTCCTAGAAAGAAGTggtctcatttttttttttaaaataaaattatttgaaatcttttttcaaaaaaatagtaTTTCTACTTTTTAGGTCTTCAAATTTAGGTAGATGAAAACGGTATGTGGCTAGAAATTGCTCCACCAGCTTAAAAAAAATTGATGTCATTTGTCAATCATCTTAAATTGATTTCTAgcaaaaaatagatgaatttcgtcAAAATGTTTTTGAgggaaaattaaatttatg from Cryptomeria japonica chromosome 3, Sugi_1.0, whole genome shotgun sequence harbors:
- the LOC131029884 gene encoding large ribosomal subunit protein eL14z; its protein translation is MPFRRYVEIGRIALINYGPDYGKLVVIVDIVDQNRALVDAPKMVRCQMNFKRLSLTDIKIDIPKIPKKKVLIEAMEKAEVQKRWENSSWGRKLIVQKRRAQLNDFDRFKVMLAKIKRGALIRRELSKLKKENSA